One Actinomadura viridis genomic region harbors:
- a CDS encoding GntR family transcriptional regulator, translated as MPDRPAYLRIAELLRDQIRDGRYPQGARLPTMAELCAAHGVSEIVVRQAIARLRGEGLVQTRRGGGTIVRVAPPVRRVAMDRYRTVTRPMAVPATTFTHDQRISWDEYRLDREYTRTRADTDLAGLFEAAAGIEVLRRRFVFYARGEPQQISVNYLPWDVVGDTPVADPEREPWPGGTLAQLSFLGHPPTRVEEAVRARMPTPEEAETLRMSGGVPVVTITRRMLSGPRVLEVCRDIVIPADRVVLDYAIDI; from the coding sequence GTGCCGGACCGTCCGGCCTACCTCCGGATTGCCGAGCTGCTGCGTGACCAGATCCGGGACGGCCGCTATCCCCAGGGCGCGCGGCTGCCGACCATGGCGGAGCTGTGCGCGGCGCACGGGGTGTCGGAGATCGTCGTGCGCCAGGCGATCGCGCGGCTGCGCGGCGAGGGCCTGGTCCAGACCCGCCGCGGCGGCGGGACGATCGTGCGGGTCGCGCCCCCGGTCCGGAGGGTGGCGATGGACCGCTACCGCACCGTGACCCGGCCGATGGCCGTCCCCGCGACCACCTTCACCCACGACCAGCGGATCTCCTGGGACGAGTACCGCCTCGACCGCGAGTACACCCGGACCCGCGCCGACACCGACCTGGCCGGCCTGTTCGAGGCCGCCGCGGGCATCGAGGTGCTGCGCCGGCGGTTCGTCTTCTACGCCCGCGGCGAGCCGCAGCAGATCTCCGTGAACTACCTGCCGTGGGACGTGGTCGGCGACACCCCCGTCGCCGACCCCGAACGCGAGCCGTGGCCCGGCGGCACCCTCGCCCAGCTCAGCTTCCTCGGCCACCCGCCCACGCGGGTGGAGGAGGCGGTGCGCGCGCGGATGCCGACCCCCGAGGAGGCCGAGACGCTGCGGATGAGCGGCGGCGTCCCGGTCGTCACCATCACCCGCCGGATGCTGTCGGGACCCCGCGTCCTGGAGGTGTGCCGCGACATCGTCATCCCCGCCGACCGCGTCGTCCTGGACTACGCCATCGACATCTAG
- a CDS encoding maltokinase N-terminal cap-like domain-containing protein, with protein sequence MRPLGRDLTDPLTEWLPRQRWFAGKDRAIGEVTIGADTELAPGEPGLRHVVLDVRQGTDVDRYQLLVGIRHDLPDRLRDGAIGQTSDGAHLYDAANDPELTRVLLAGMADEIRAGALRFHRAPGTELRRDLAGVPGSAEQSNTSLIFGDSYICKLFRRLSPGVNPDLEVNLALTRAGCAHVAAVRGWIDLEPDGGEPVTLGLLSEYLRTATDGWQLAITSVRDWLAHAGPGGVGRYPGGGPAPAGTPDVGVPAPPARRGDLGVPWRDGVPGGAEEAEPDVLDPGAAGGDFAAEAERLGAATAAVHRDLAVAFGVTPAPAGEVRAMAHRMHRQLAEVSAAVPQLAVYTEVIGRAFDELAEEAVDLPLQRVHGDYHLGQVMRAETGWVLLDFEGEPARVPAERREMAHPLRDVAGMLRSFEYAARFLPAGDSRLSAEASHGLELRARAWADRNRDAFCRGYAEAGGADPAANAVLVRALELDKAVYEIRYEARNRPSWLPVPLRSLAHLAPR encoded by the coding sequence ATGCGCCCGCTGGGCCGCGACCTGACCGACCCGCTGACCGAATGGCTGCCCCGGCAGCGCTGGTTCGCCGGCAAGGACCGGGCCATCGGTGAGGTGACGATCGGAGCCGACACCGAGCTGGCCCCGGGCGAACCCGGCCTGCGCCACGTGGTCCTGGACGTCCGGCAGGGCACCGACGTCGACCGCTACCAGCTGCTGGTGGGCATCCGGCACGACCTGCCCGACCGGCTGCGCGACGGCGCGATCGGGCAGACCTCCGACGGGGCGCACCTGTACGACGCCGCCAACGATCCCGAGCTGACCCGGGTGCTGCTGGCCGGCATGGCCGACGAGATCAGGGCCGGGGCGCTGCGGTTCCACCGGGCCCCGGGGACGGAGCTGAGGCGGGACCTGGCCGGGGTGCCCGGCTCGGCCGAGCAGAGCAACACCTCGCTGATCTTCGGGGACTCCTACATCTGCAAGCTCTTCCGCCGGCTGTCCCCCGGCGTCAACCCCGACCTGGAGGTCAACCTCGCGCTGACCCGGGCGGGCTGCGCGCACGTGGCGGCGGTGCGCGGCTGGATCGACCTGGAGCCGGACGGCGGGGAGCCGGTCACGCTCGGGCTCCTGTCGGAGTACCTGCGCACCGCCACCGACGGCTGGCAGCTGGCGATCACCAGTGTGCGCGACTGGCTGGCCCACGCGGGCCCGGGCGGCGTCGGCCGCTACCCGGGCGGCGGCCCGGCCCCCGCCGGCACGCCCGACGTCGGCGTGCCCGCCCCGCCCGCGCGGCGCGGGGACCTGGGCGTCCCCTGGCGGGACGGCGTGCCGGGCGGCGCCGAGGAGGCGGAGCCGGACGTGCTGGACCCGGGCGCGGCGGGGGGCGACTTCGCGGCCGAGGCCGAGCGGCTGGGCGCGGCCACCGCGGCGGTGCACCGCGACCTGGCGGTGGCGTTCGGTGTCACGCCGGCGCCCGCCGGGGAGGTACGGGCGATGGCCCACCGCATGCACCGCCAGCTGGCCGAGGTCAGCGCCGCGGTGCCGCAGCTGGCCGTCTACACGGAGGTGATCGGCCGGGCCTTCGACGAGCTCGCCGAGGAGGCCGTGGACCTGCCCCTGCAACGGGTGCACGGCGACTACCACCTGGGCCAGGTGATGCGCGCCGAGACGGGCTGGGTGCTGCTGGACTTCGAGGGCGAACCCGCCCGGGTGCCGGCCGAGCGGCGCGAGATGGCGCACCCGCTGCGCGACGTGGCCGGGATGCTGCGCTCGTTCGAGTACGCGGCCCGGTTCCTGCCCGCCGGCGACTCCCGGCTGTCCGCGGAGGCCTCGCACGGCCTGGAACTGCGCGCGCGGGCCTGGGCCGACCGCAACCGCGACGCCTTCTGCCGCGGGTACGCGGAGGCGGGCGGCGCCGACCCCGCGGCCAACGCCGTCCTCGTCCGCGCCCTGGAACTGGACAAGGCCGTCTACGAGATCAGGTACGAGGCGCGGAACCGCCCCTCGTGGCTGCCCGTCCCGCTCCGCTCCCTGGCCCACCTGGCGCCGCGCTAG
- the treS gene encoding maltose alpha-D-glucosyltransferase, producing MTDIPSETVSTTPVEPVLDAFDPEVPRDPHWFKTAVFYEVSVRGFADSNGDGYGDLRGLIQRLDHLQWLGIDCLWLLPIYRSPLRDGGYDIADYTQILPEFGELGDFVELIEEAHARGIRVIADLVMNHTSDQHPWFQASRSDPDGPFGDFYVWSDTDEQYADARIIFVDTETSNWTHDPVRGQYYWHRFFSHQPDLNFDNPDVQDAMLEVLRFWLDLGIDGFRLDAVPYLFEREGTNCENLPETHAYLKRVRAEVDRLYPDRVLLAEANQWPADVVEYFGDPGVGGDECHMAFHFPVMPRIFMAVRREQRHPISEIMTQTPKIPENCQWGIFLRNHDELTLEMVTDEERDYMYTEYAKDPRMKANIGIRRRLAPLLENDRNQLELFTALLLSLPGSPVLYYGDEIGMGDNIWLGDRDAVRTPMQWTPDRNAGFSQCDPARLYLPVIMDPIYGYQAVNVEAQRNNPGSLLHWTRKMIEIRQRHPVFGVGSYVELAASNPSVLAFTREIGDSEGNFWGGMDTVLCVNNLSRFPQPVELDLRRFQGSAPIECMGGVRFPPIGELPYLLTLPGHGFYWFLLPPPPEPPEPAKDGVMR from the coding sequence ATCACCGACATCCCGTCCGAGACCGTCTCGACGACGCCCGTCGAACCCGTCCTGGACGCGTTCGACCCGGAGGTGCCGCGCGATCCGCACTGGTTCAAGACCGCGGTGTTCTACGAGGTGTCGGTCCGCGGCTTCGCCGACTCCAACGGCGACGGCTACGGCGACCTGCGCGGCCTCATCCAGCGGCTGGACCACCTGCAGTGGCTCGGCATCGACTGCCTGTGGCTGCTGCCGATCTACCGGTCGCCGCTGCGGGACGGCGGTTACGACATCGCCGACTACACCCAGATCCTGCCCGAGTTCGGGGAGCTGGGCGACTTCGTGGAGCTGATCGAGGAGGCGCACGCCCGCGGCATCCGGGTGATCGCCGACCTGGTGATGAACCACACCAGCGACCAGCACCCGTGGTTCCAGGCGTCCCGGAGCGACCCGGACGGCCCGTTCGGCGACTTCTACGTCTGGTCCGACACCGACGAGCAGTACGCCGACGCCCGGATCATCTTCGTCGACACCGAGACCTCCAACTGGACCCACGACCCGGTGCGCGGCCAGTACTACTGGCACCGCTTCTTCAGCCACCAGCCCGACCTGAACTTCGACAACCCCGACGTCCAGGACGCGATGCTGGAGGTGCTGCGGTTCTGGCTCGACCTGGGCATCGACGGGTTCCGGCTGGACGCCGTCCCGTACCTGTTCGAGCGCGAGGGCACCAACTGCGAGAACCTCCCCGAGACGCACGCCTACCTCAAGCGCGTCCGGGCCGAGGTGGACCGCCTCTACCCCGACCGGGTGCTGCTGGCCGAGGCCAACCAGTGGCCGGCCGACGTGGTGGAGTACTTCGGCGACCCGGGAGTGGGCGGCGACGAGTGCCACATGGCGTTCCACTTCCCGGTGATGCCGCGGATCTTCATGGCGGTGCGGCGCGAGCAGCGCCACCCGATCTCGGAGATCATGACGCAGACGCCGAAGATCCCCGAGAACTGCCAGTGGGGCATCTTCCTGCGCAACCACGACGAGCTGACGCTCGAGATGGTGACCGACGAAGAGCGCGACTACATGTACACCGAGTACGCCAAGGATCCCCGGATGAAGGCCAACATCGGGATCCGGCGCCGGCTCGCCCCGCTGCTGGAGAACGACCGCAACCAGCTGGAGCTGTTCACCGCCCTGCTGCTGTCGCTGCCCGGCTCCCCGGTCCTGTACTACGGCGACGAGATCGGCATGGGCGACAACATCTGGCTGGGCGACCGGGACGCGGTCCGCACGCCGATGCAGTGGACGCCCGACCGCAACGCGGGGTTCTCCCAGTGCGACCCGGCCCGGCTGTACCTGCCGGTCATCATGGACCCGATCTACGGGTACCAGGCCGTGAACGTGGAGGCGCAGCGCAACAACCCCGGCTCGCTGCTGCACTGGACCCGGAAGATGATCGAGATCCGGCAGCGGCACCCGGTGTTCGGCGTCGGCTCGTACGTGGAGCTGGCGGCGTCCAACCCCAGCGTCCTGGCGTTCACCCGGGAGATCGGTGACAGCGAGGGCAACTTCTGGGGCGGCATGGACACCGTGCTGTGCGTCAACAACCTCTCCCGCTTCCCGCAGCCCGTGGAACTGGACCTGCGCCGCTTCCAGGGCTCGGCCCCCATCGAGTGCATGGGCGGGGTGCGCTTCCCGCCCATCGGCGAGCTGCCGTACCTGCTGACCCTGCCCGGCCACGGTTTCTACTGGTTCCTGCTTCCGCCGCCCCCCGAGCCGCCCGAGCCCGCCAAGGACGGCGTGATGAGGTGA
- a CDS encoding alpha-1,4-glucan--maltose-1-phosphate maltosyltransferase has protein sequence MQVRSGTSVGRGTPRIGRIPILDVEPQVGCGRWPAKAVVGETFEVAATVFREGHETLGAEVVLRAPDGTTRPPRRMTEVTPGLDRLAAPVTPTETGLWHFRIEAWGDPIAHWRHDAEIKVPRGQDVELMLAEGALLFGRAAEGLPAVHRPTLARLAALLADSTVPVDERMEAARHPDVVDLELRYPLRDLVTTSEWHPLTVHRERALFGSWYEFFPRSEGASHDPMGRRGPMSGTFRTAMKRLPAIAEMGFDVVYLPPIHPIGRTFRKGPNNTLEAGPYDPGSPWAIGSEEGGHDAVHPDLGTLEDFDAFVAYAADHGLEIALDLALQCSPDHPWVTAHPEWFTTRADGTIAYAENPPKKYQDIYPLNFDNDPEGIYREVLRVVRHWMDHGVRIFRVDNPHTKPVPFWERLLAEVAETDPDVLFLAEAFTRPAMMHTLGKIGFHQSYTYFTWKNSREELEEYFRELTGDAAKYMRPNLFVNTPDILNEYLVHGGRAAFEIRAVLAALLSPTWGVYSGYELIENTPVRPGSEEYRDSEKYQFRPRDWEGAEREGRSIAPLITRLNAFRRAHPALQELRDLTFHDPDQPELIAFSRTHGRGHGPGTGAAGNDVAAVPAVPGEPVPLSGFDDVVLAVVNLNPHQVREATVHLDLGALGLPDDASFLVQDELSGETYRWGRSNYVRLDPHVQPAHIFTLRSDDS, from the coding sequence ATGCAGGTCAGGTCCGGGACGTCCGTTGGTCGAGGTACGCCGAGAATCGGCCGAATTCCGATCCTCGACGTGGAACCCCAGGTGGGATGTGGCCGCTGGCCCGCCAAGGCCGTGGTCGGCGAGACGTTCGAGGTCGCCGCGACGGTCTTCCGGGAGGGGCACGAGACGCTGGGCGCCGAGGTCGTCCTGCGCGCGCCCGACGGCACGACGCGCCCGCCGCGGCGGATGACCGAGGTCACGCCCGGCCTGGACCGGCTGGCCGCCCCGGTCACCCCGACCGAGACCGGCCTCTGGCACTTCCGGATCGAGGCGTGGGGCGATCCGATCGCGCACTGGCGGCACGACGCCGAGATCAAGGTCCCGCGCGGCCAGGACGTGGAGCTGATGCTGGCCGAGGGGGCGCTGCTGTTCGGCCGCGCCGCCGAGGGGCTCCCGGCCGTGCACCGGCCGACACTGGCCCGGCTGGCCGCGCTGCTGGCCGACTCGACCGTCCCGGTGGACGAGCGCATGGAGGCGGCCCGCCACCCCGACGTGGTGGACCTGGAGCTGCGCTACCCGCTGCGCGACCTGGTCACCACCTCCGAATGGCATCCGCTGACGGTGCACCGCGAGCGTGCCCTCTTCGGGTCGTGGTACGAGTTCTTCCCGCGTTCGGAAGGCGCCTCGCACGACCCGATGGGCCGCCGCGGGCCGATGTCGGGCACGTTCCGGACGGCCATGAAGCGGCTGCCGGCCATCGCCGAGATGGGCTTCGACGTCGTCTACCTGCCGCCGATCCACCCGATCGGCCGGACGTTCCGCAAGGGGCCCAACAACACGCTGGAGGCCGGGCCGTACGACCCGGGCTCGCCGTGGGCGATCGGCTCCGAGGAGGGCGGGCACGACGCCGTCCACCCCGACCTGGGCACCCTGGAGGACTTCGACGCCTTCGTCGCGTACGCCGCCGACCACGGCCTGGAGATCGCGCTGGACCTGGCGCTGCAGTGCTCCCCCGACCACCCGTGGGTCACCGCCCACCCCGAGTGGTTCACCACCCGCGCGGACGGCACCATCGCCTACGCGGAGAACCCGCCGAAGAAGTACCAGGACATCTACCCCCTCAACTTCGACAACGACCCGGAGGGGATCTACCGCGAGGTGCTGCGGGTGGTCCGGCACTGGATGGACCACGGGGTGCGGATCTTCCGGGTGGACAACCCGCACACCAAGCCGGTCCCGTTCTGGGAGCGGCTGCTGGCCGAGGTCGCCGAGACCGACCCGGACGTGCTGTTCCTGGCCGAGGCGTTCACCCGCCCGGCCATGATGCACACCCTCGGCAAGATCGGGTTCCACCAGTCCTACACGTACTTCACCTGGAAGAACTCGCGCGAGGAGCTGGAGGAGTACTTCCGGGAGCTGACCGGGGACGCGGCGAAGTACATGCGGCCCAACCTCTTCGTCAACACCCCCGACATCCTCAACGAGTACCTGGTGCACGGCGGGCGCGCCGCGTTCGAGATCCGCGCGGTGCTGGCCGCCCTGCTCTCCCCCACCTGGGGCGTCTACTCGGGGTACGAGCTGATCGAGAACACCCCGGTACGGCCCGGCAGCGAGGAGTACCGGGATTCGGAGAAATACCAGTTCAGGCCGCGCGACTGGGAGGGCGCCGAGCGGGAGGGGCGCAGCATCGCCCCGCTGATCACCCGGCTCAACGCGTTCCGCCGGGCGCATCCGGCGCTGCAGGAGCTGCGCGACCTGACCTTCCACGATCCGGACCAGCCCGAGCTGATCGCCTTCTCCCGGACGCACGGCCGGGGCCACGGTCCCGGCACGGGGGCGGCGGGGAACGACGTGGCGGCCGTGCCCGCCGTCCCGGGCGAGCCGGTCCCGCTGAGCGGGTTCGACGACGTGGTCCTGGCCGTGGTCAACCTCAACCCCCACCAGGTGCGCGAGGCGACGGTCCATCTGGACCTGGGCGCCCTGGGGCTGCCGGACGACGCGTCGTTCCTCGTCCAGGACGAGCTCTCCGGCGAGACCTACCGCTGGGGGAGGTCCAACTACGTCCGCCTCGATCCCCATGTCCAGCCGGCCCACATCTTCACGCTCCGGAGCGACGACAGTTGA
- the glgP gene encoding alpha-glucan family phosphorylase, whose product MKAIRRFTVRTVLPEPLRGLEELILNLRWSWHHETLDLFQAVDPALWEAVGHDPVRLLGEVSAERLAALSEDRRFLRRLKDATEELHDYLTAPRWYQRLAAAGGEAGAGDAPPRAIAYFSPEYGITAALPQYSGGLGILAGDHLKTASDLGVPIIAVGLLYRHGYFSQSLSPDGWQLEHYPPIDPNGLPLRLLREADGTPVQVTIGQPQGRDLHAQVWLARVGRVPQLLLDSNVEGNDHAARDITDRLYGGGGDHRLLQEMLLGIGGVRAIRAYCRISGHPAPEVFHTNEGHAGFLGLERIRELVSEDGLDFDEALEAVRAGTVFTTHTPVPAGIDRFPRELVQRYFGGGNEEAEAPVDRVLELGAENYPGGDRTVFNMAVMGMRLAQRVNGVSELHGRVSREMFGGLWGGFDTAEVPIGSITNGVHAGTWVAREILELAAREAPEVVESGRGWDEVRRIPAGEVWRVRRALRERLVHDARRRLRESWLQRGASEAEISWIDDALDPDMLTIGFARRVPSYKRLTLMLRDPERLRELLLDPVRPVQIVIAGKAHPADEGGKRLIQEIVRFADAEDVRHRIVFLPDYDMDLGRALVQGCDVWMNNPLRPLEACGTSGMKAALNGGLNLSIRDGWWDEWYDGQNGWAIPSADGLAGPDRRDALEAGALYELIEDHVSAVFYDRDSSGLPRRWLEMVRHTIATLGPKVLATRMLRDYVEEYYTPAAVSARAMAAGGYAGARALAAWKRKVVKDWPRVAVEHVESSGADSPHVGTRLPVRVVVDLGGLDPSDVAVEAVYGRVDESDALVDPSHLELTELAGGDGGGGARRYVGEVPLTRSGAFGYSVRVVPRHPLLAGRAEMGLIALPAAPHGMTNGNLR is encoded by the coding sequence GTGAAGGCCATTCGACGATTCACCGTGCGCACCGTTCTTCCGGAACCGCTCCGCGGCCTCGAGGAACTGATCCTCAACCTGCGCTGGTCCTGGCACCACGAGACGCTGGACCTGTTCCAGGCCGTGGACCCGGCGCTGTGGGAGGCCGTCGGGCACGATCCGGTACGGCTGCTGGGCGAGGTCTCCGCGGAACGGCTCGCCGCACTGTCCGAGGACCGCAGGTTCCTGCGGCGGCTGAAGGACGCCACCGAGGAACTCCACGACTACCTGACCGCCCCGCGCTGGTACCAGCGCCTGGCCGCCGCCGGGGGCGAGGCGGGGGCGGGGGACGCGCCGCCGCGCGCCATCGCCTACTTCTCGCCCGAGTACGGCATCACCGCCGCGCTGCCGCAGTACTCCGGCGGCCTGGGCATCCTGGCGGGCGACCATCTCAAGACCGCCAGCGACCTGGGCGTGCCGATCATCGCCGTCGGGCTGCTCTACCGGCACGGCTACTTCTCCCAGTCGCTGTCGCCGGACGGCTGGCAGCTGGAGCACTACCCGCCGATCGACCCCAACGGGCTGCCGCTGCGGCTGCTGCGCGAGGCCGACGGCACCCCGGTCCAGGTCACGATCGGGCAGCCGCAGGGCCGCGACCTGCACGCGCAGGTCTGGCTGGCGCGCGTCGGCCGCGTACCGCAGCTGCTGCTGGACTCCAACGTCGAGGGCAACGACCACGCCGCCCGCGACATCACCGACCGGCTGTACGGGGGCGGCGGCGACCACCGGCTCCTCCAGGAGATGCTGCTGGGCATCGGCGGCGTCCGGGCCATCCGTGCGTACTGCCGCATCAGCGGGCACCCGGCCCCGGAGGTCTTCCACACCAACGAGGGCCACGCCGGGTTCCTCGGGCTGGAACGCATCCGCGAGCTGGTCTCCGAGGACGGGCTGGACTTCGACGAGGCCCTGGAGGCGGTCCGGGCGGGCACGGTGTTCACCACCCACACCCCCGTGCCGGCGGGCATCGACCGCTTCCCGCGCGAACTCGTCCAGCGCTACTTCGGCGGCGGGAACGAGGAGGCCGAGGCCCCGGTGGACCGCGTGCTGGAACTCGGCGCGGAGAACTATCCGGGCGGTGACCGGACCGTGTTCAACATGGCGGTCATGGGCATGCGGCTGGCCCAGCGCGTGAACGGCGTCAGCGAGCTGCACGGCCGGGTCAGCCGGGAGATGTTCGGCGGGCTCTGGGGCGGGTTCGACACCGCCGAGGTGCCGATCGGGTCCATCACCAACGGCGTCCACGCCGGCACCTGGGTGGCCCGGGAGATCCTGGAGCTGGCCGCCCGGGAGGCGCCCGAGGTCGTGGAGAGCGGGCGGGGCTGGGACGAGGTCCGGCGGATCCCGGCGGGGGAGGTCTGGCGGGTGCGCCGCGCCCTGCGCGAGCGGCTGGTGCACGACGCCCGCCGCCGGCTGCGCGAGTCGTGGCTGCAGCGCGGCGCGAGCGAGGCCGAGATCTCCTGGATCGACGACGCCCTCGACCCGGACATGCTGACGATCGGATTCGCCCGCCGCGTCCCGTCCTACAAGCGGCTCACGCTGATGCTGCGCGACCCCGAGCGGCTGCGCGAGCTGCTGCTGGACCCGGTCCGCCCGGTGCAGATCGTGATCGCGGGCAAGGCGCATCCGGCCGACGAGGGCGGCAAGCGGCTGATCCAGGAGATCGTCCGGTTCGCCGACGCCGAGGACGTGCGGCACCGCATCGTGTTCCTGCCCGACTACGACATGGACCTCGGCCGGGCGCTGGTGCAGGGCTGCGACGTGTGGATGAACAACCCGCTGCGCCCGCTGGAGGCGTGCGGGACGTCCGGGATGAAGGCGGCGCTGAACGGCGGCCTCAACCTGTCGATCCGGGACGGCTGGTGGGACGAGTGGTACGACGGGCAGAACGGCTGGGCGATCCCGTCCGCCGACGGCCTGGCCGGCCCCGACCGCCGCGACGCCCTGGAGGCCGGCGCGCTGTACGAGCTGATCGAGGACCACGTGTCGGCGGTGTTCTACGACCGCGACTCCTCCGGCCTGCCCCGCCGCTGGCTGGAGATGGTGCGGCACACCATCGCCACCCTCGGCCCCAAGGTGCTGGCCACCCGCATGCTGCGCGACTACGTCGAGGAGTACTACACCCCGGCGGCGGTGTCGGCGCGCGCGATGGCGGCCGGCGGGTACGCGGGCGCCCGCGCCCTCGCGGCCTGGAAGCGCAAGGTGGTCAAGGACTGGCCGCGGGTGGCGGTCGAGCACGTCGAGTCCAGCGGGGCCGACAGCCCGCACGTCGGGACCCGGCTGCCGGTCCGGGTGGTGGTCGACCTGGGCGGGCTCGACCCGTCCGACGTCGCCGTGGAGGCGGTGTACGGGCGCGTGGACGAGTCCGACGCCCTGGTCGACCCGTCCCACCTGGAGCTCACCGAGCTCGCCGGCGGTGACGGCGGGGGAGGGGCCCGGCGGTACGTGGGCGAGGTGCCGCTGACCCGCAGCGGCGCGTTCGGCTACAGCGTGCGCGTGGTCCCCCGGCACCCGCTGCTGGCGGGGCGCGCCGAGATGGGCCTGATCGCGCTGCCGGCCGCCCCGCACGGCATGACCAACGGCAACCTGCGGTGA
- a CDS encoding helix-turn-helix transcriptional regulator: MTTDKEHVHNRIAVLRAERGVSRRELATALGVHYQTVGYLERGEYSPSLHLALRIAAYFEVPVEVVFSLVPFPRLGSTN, translated from the coding sequence GTGACCACGGACAAGGAGCACGTCCACAACAGGATCGCCGTGCTGCGGGCCGAACGCGGCGTGTCGCGCCGCGAGCTGGCCACGGCGCTGGGCGTCCACTACCAGACGGTCGGCTACCTGGAGCGGGGCGAGTACAGCCCCAGCCTGCACCTGGCGTTGCGCATCGCCGCCTATTTCGAGGTGCCGGTCGAGGTCGTCTTCTCGCTGGTGCCCTTCCCCCGGCTCGGCAGCACGAACTGA
- a CDS encoding sensor histidine kinase, producing MRAPTWAPRGRSADAILAVAMFVAVAAVTTLTPSTGAGRDMVPGLEWVLTVVACGALYWRRAHPSAVLWTTMVAAGLYYPVSEPDGPLMLTFVFALYNAAARGRVLASALGAAAALALVAYGEIRSDVNHLEDAALWLLAGWFVAVVAVGGVVHNRLAYLREAERRAAAAEHGREEEARRRATEERLRIAREVHDVLGHNISLINVQASAALHAGESDRSTAALEAIKQASKETLRELRTTLGVLRQVDEPAPTGPAPGISRLPELTGRATAAGPAVRTEIEGEPRPLPPETDLAVYRIVQEALTNVTRHSDAASVLIRVRYTGPEVVVRIEDDGRPVPARTAGTGSGIEGMRDRAEALGGTFEAGPGEDGGFRVRVVLPVASARVRPEM from the coding sequence GTGCGAGCACCGACGTGGGCGCCGCGCGGCCGGTCCGCCGACGCGATCCTGGCCGTGGCGATGTTCGTGGCCGTCGCCGCCGTGACGACCCTCACCCCCTCCACCGGCGCCGGACGGGACATGGTCCCGGGCCTGGAGTGGGTCCTGACGGTGGTCGCCTGCGGCGCCCTGTACTGGCGGCGCGCCCACCCCTCCGCGGTCCTGTGGACCACCATGGTCGCGGCCGGCCTCTACTACCCGGTGTCCGAGCCCGACGGCCCGCTCATGCTGACCTTCGTGTTCGCCCTCTACAACGCCGCCGCCCGCGGGCGCGTGCTGGCCTCGGCGCTCGGGGCCGCCGCCGCGCTGGCGCTGGTGGCCTACGGCGAGATCCGCAGCGACGTCAACCACCTGGAGGACGCCGCGCTGTGGCTGCTGGCCGGCTGGTTCGTCGCGGTCGTCGCCGTCGGCGGGGTCGTGCACAACCGCCTCGCCTACCTGCGCGAGGCCGAACGGCGCGCGGCGGCGGCCGAGCACGGCCGCGAGGAGGAGGCCCGGCGCCGCGCCACCGAGGAACGGCTGCGCATCGCCCGCGAGGTGCACGACGTCCTCGGCCACAACATCTCGCTGATCAACGTCCAGGCCAGCGCCGCCCTCCACGCCGGGGAGAGCGACCGTTCCACCGCCGCGCTGGAGGCGATCAAGCAGGCCAGCAAGGAGACCCTCCGCGAACTGCGCACCACCCTGGGCGTGCTGCGCCAGGTGGACGAGCCCGCCCCGACCGGACCCGCCCCCGGGATCTCCCGCCTGCCCGAACTGACCGGGCGCGCCACCGCCGCCGGACCCGCCGTCCGTACCGAGATCGAGGGCGAGCCCCGGCCGCTGCCGCCCGAGACCGACCTGGCGGTCTACCGCATCGTCCAGGAGGCCCTCACCAACGTCACCCGGCACTCCGACGCCGCCTCGGTGCTGATCCGCGTCCGCTACACCGGCCCGGAGGTGGTCGTGCGGATCGAGGACGACGGCCGGCCCGTCCCGGCCCGCACCGCAGGGACCGGCAGCGGGATCGAGGGCATGCGCGACCGCGCCGAGGCACTGGGCGGGACGTTCGAGGCGGGGCCGGGCGAGGACGGCGGGTTCCGCGTCCGCGTCGTACTCCCCGTGGCGTCCGCGCGGGTACGACCGGAGATGTAA
- a CDS encoding DUF5957 family protein, producing the protein MRSVGAILMGFIAGLFAGFALEVLLAAVERLLTGETDRFWTAALPAVLAVAGGVAGLALDRRARRNERDVPRTGRAHR; encoded by the coding sequence ATGAGATCGGTCGGGGCGATCCTGATGGGATTCATCGCGGGACTGTTCGCGGGATTCGCCCTGGAGGTGCTCCTCGCCGCCGTCGAGAGGCTCCTGACCGGTGAGACCGACCGCTTCTGGACCGCCGCCCTCCCCGCCGTGCTGGCGGTCGCCGGCGGTGTCGCCGGCCTCGCCCTGGACCGCCGGGCCCGCAGGAACGAACGCGACGTGCCCCGGACCGGCCGCGCCCACCGCTGA